The Miscanthus floridulus cultivar M001 chromosome 7, ASM1932011v1, whole genome shotgun sequence genome includes a region encoding these proteins:
- the LOC136463049 gene encoding putative transcription factor bHLH041, producing the protein MDTLFVLGQESRLRILQQAAARVPGCAYLCAWAAIPAQPHHPAASARLLCCLDAWLCDGGGDRPSLGDARRLRALFDAYRGSLCPPVAGCVPGWAYKDGRAYMELPAHDLSSSTSLPVQQQFYQVGVGACICCTPSLLHSRLLVMLQEAGIKMAAFMGCESGEIEIGMSTAASSGGSPRSLESTLQQVFSEDFFQQSLLEELLQLPPTRPSSPSSSLPSVSVGSPAADVSRSLQRTVAVTPAPSSVERQAAPPVAPPPPRPPLPFVRHGGPGHVCFPSAEADDAAMAQAMLDVISASSSSALPTPPSTATAPPPPPPGNHHRARRRGAATSFRAYNTALAPRAPWRPPGAPGQRMIKMGISILRRMHMLRFSRERSAGGTTTMPQRGQEGEDDPSSSAVPSSSQLNHMISERRRRERLNESFEALRGLLPPGSKKDKATVLAKTLDYMNILVAQIADLEAKNRSLESRAHHHHRHANGGSSSLEQRVVVLQGLMSGTPSSSERVQVHVTGAGGDVSGMSTSSSSSAGLPPPGREAVTVRVHARAAQGDVAELVARALAVIKDMGCFAVVDVNAGRPSDGGGDVAQATFTLRATAGEFDVASLREAVRKAAEDSATPPSDDS; encoded by the exons ATGGACACCCTCTTCGTGCTCGGCCAGGAGTCCCGGCTGCGCATCCTCCAGCAGGCAGCGGCGCGCGTCCCCGGCTGCGCCTacctctgcgcctgggccgccATCCCTGCCCAGCCCCACCACCCAGCTGCTTC CGCCCGTCTTCTGTGCTGCCTCGACGCATGGCTCTGCGACGGCGGTGGTGACCGGCCCAGCCTCGGTGACGCCCGCCGCCTGCGCGCGCTCTTCGACGCCTACCGGGGCTCCCTCTGCCCACCCGTCGCCGG GTGCGTGCCGGGGTGGGCGTACAAGGATGGCCGCGCGTACATGGAGCTGCCGGCGCACGACCTCTCATCCTCGACGTCTCTGCCAGTGCAGCAGCAGTTCTATCAGGTCGGTGTTGGTGCATGCATCTGTTGTACGCCATC CTTGCTTCATTCTCGCTTGCTTGTGATGTTGCAGGAAGCTGGCATCAAG ATGGCGGCGTTCATGGGATGCGAGAGCGGCGAGATCGAGATCGGCATGTCGACGGCGGCAAGTAGCGGCGGATCCCCGAGGAGCCTGGAGTCCACCTTGCAGCAGGTTTTCTCGGAGGACTTCTTCCAGCAATCGCTGCTCGAGGAGCTGCTCCAGCTGCCACCGACGCGGCCATCGTCGCCGTCGTCCTCTCTGCCGTCCGTCTCCGTGGGCAGCCCAGCGGCCGATGTCTCGAGGTCGCTCCAACGCACGGTGGCCGTGACGCCGGCGCCGTCCTCCGTAGAGCGACAGGCGGCGCCGCCAGTGGCACCGCCTCCTCCGCGCCCGCCGCTCCCCTTCGTCCGGCACGGCGGGCCCGGCCACGTCTGTTTCCCGAGCGCCGAAGCCGACGACGCCGCGATGGCGCAGGCCATGCTCGACGTCATCTCCGCCTCGTCTTCCTCGGCGCTGCCCACTCCGCCGTCCACGGCcacggcgcctcctcctcctcctccgggaaACCACCAccgcgcgcggcggcggggtgcGGCGACGTCGTTCCGGGCGTACAACACGGCGCTGGCGCCCAGGGCACCGTGGCGGCCGCCGGGCGCGCCAGGGCAGCGCATGATCAAGATGGGCATCTCCATCCTGAGGAGGATGCACATGCTTAGGTTCAGCCGGGAGCGCAGTGCTGGTGGCACCACGACGATGCCGCAGCGGGGACAGGAGGGAGAGGATGACCCGTCGTCGTCGGCAGTGCCGTCGAGCAGCCAGCTCAACCATATGATatcggagcggcggcggcgggagaggCTCAACGAGAGCTTCGAGGCGCTTCGAGGCTTGCTCCCGCCGGGATCAAAG AAAGACAAGGCTACCGTGCTGGCCAAGACGCTGGACTACATGAACATTCTGGTAGCCCAAATAGCGGACCTGGAGGCGAAGAACCGGAGCCTGGAGAGCCGAGCTCACCACCACCATCGGCACGCCAATGGCGGCTCGTCGTCGTTGGAGCAACGAGTAGTGGTTCTGCAGGGGCTGATGAGCGgcacgccgtcgtcgtcggaAAGGGTGCAGGTCCACGTGACGGGCGCCGGCGGCGACGTCAGCGGCATGtcgacctcgtcgtcgtcgtcagcgggACTGCCGCCGCCCGGGCGAGAGGCGGTGACCGTGCGTGTGCACGCGCGGGCGGCGCAGGGCGACGTGGCGGAGCTGGTGGCCCGCGCGCTGGCCGTGATCAAGGACATGGGGTGCTTCGCGGTGGTGGACGTCAACGCCGGCCGGCCCAGCGATGGCGGCGGTGATGTTGCTCAGGCCACCTTCACGCTGCGAGCAACG GCGGGCGAGTTCGACGTGGCGTCGCTGAGGGAGGCTGTGAGGAAGGCTGCCGAGGATTCCGCGACACCGCCGTCGGACGACTCGTGA